A stretch of Saccharomyces eubayanus strain FM1318 chromosome III, whole genome shotgun sequence DNA encodes these proteins:
- a CDS encoding mannoprotein yields MFSRLNKLQTALVLALYSQSALGQIYTNSSSSVAPSSSVSISSSISQSSSSGSGSGVSSTITPTSSGASSTITSSSSSGTGTTTSGSLSSSDGTIYLPATTISADVTLSGDVFATDAVEIAAGGKLTLLDGDKYGFSGDLRVYGGLFVAKSKATYLGTNFDISGSIFDVTGEFNAQEPAATSASVYSFTPGSFENSGDISLSLSESSKGQVTFSPYSNTGTFDFSNAVLNGGSASGLQRRAEATGSTNNGEINLDNGSTYVVVEPVSGKGTINIISGNLYLHYPDTFTGQTVDFKGEGVLAVDPTETNTTPIPVVGYTGKNQIAITADVTVSYDSATGVLTATKGNADFSFAIGTGFSSSGFSVSEGTFAGAAAFYLNYGGAVASSSVPSSVSSTSGASSTASGSVTSSSSGTTSETRSVYTTTLTSGEVTSTVIVSCSETTDSRGHIYTVTTTVPCTTTATITSCDDNGCHVVPAPTTTTATITSCDDNGCHVVPAPTTTTATITSCDXNGCHVVPAPTATTATITTCDDNGCHVVPAPTATTTSPKSYTTFIVTHCEDNDCSVKTVTSEAPKETSPTTATSETPESHTTYTVTNCDDNGCDVKTVTSAAPKPTTATAVVTSGAPKGNTVTTVITSGPSKGNTVTTVIASEGPNGNAATAVVTSGAPKVTSATATGSEASSSIIKYGSSASKSLTGIVVQSEGIAAGLKTNALNALVGIFIFAFL; encoded by the coding sequence ATGTTCAGTCGCTTAAATAAGCTTCAAACCGCTTTAGTTTTGGCTCTTTACTCCCAAAGTGCATTGGGCCAAATCTATACCAACAGCTCTTCGAGTGTCGCTCCATCCAGTTCTGTTTCCATCAGTAGTTCGATTTCTCAATCGAGCTCTTCCGGTTCTGGTTCTGGTGTTTCGAGCACTATCACTCCAACCAGTTCTGGCGCCTCTAGTACTATtacttcctcttcttcttctggaacAGGTACTACTACTTCTGGTTCACTTTCTTCCAGTGACGGTACTATTTATTTACCAGCCACAACAATTTCTGCAGACGTCACACTTTCAGGTGATGTATTTGCAACAGATGCAGTCGAAATCGCCGCTGGCGGCAAATTAACCCTGCTTGATGGTGACAAATACGGATTCTCAGGTGACTTGAGAGTTTACGGTGGTCTGTTCGTAGCTAAGTCAAAGGCAACTTACTTAGGGACCAATTTTGACATCTCAGGTTCAATCTTTGACGTTACTGGTGAATTCAATGCTCAAGAACCTGCTGCTACTTCTGCCTCTGTCTACTCGTTCACACCTggctcttttgaaaacagtgGTGACATTTCTTTATCTCTATCTGAGTCCAGTAAGGGCCAGGTTACTTTTTCTCCATACTCCAACACAGGTACTTTCGATTTCTCGAATGCTGTTCTAAATGGGGGTTCTGCTTCTGGTCTACAACGTAGAGCTGAAGCTACAGGATCCACAAACAATGGTGAAATAAACTTAGACAATGGGAGTACTTACGTTGTTGTAGAGCCTGTTTCCGGAAAGGGTACAATTAATATCATCTCCGGTAACCTTTACTTACACTACCCAGACACTTTCACTGGTCAAACTGTTGACTTCAAGGGCGAAGGTGTTCTTGCCGTTGACCCAACCGAAACCAACACTACCCCTATTCCTGTCGTTGGCTACACTGGTAAGAACCAGATTGCCATTACCGCAGACGTCACTGTCTCGTATGACAGCGCCACTGGCGTTTTGACTGCAACCAAGGGTAACGCCGACTTCTCTTTCGCTATCGGTACTGGCTTCTCCAGTTCTGGCTTCAGTGTCTCTGAAGGAACCTTCGCAGGCGCCGCTGCTTTCTACCTAAACTACGGTGGAGCCGTCGCTTCTAGTTCTGTTCCATCATCCGTTTCCTCCACATCTGGTGCTTCATCCACTGCCTCCGGCTCAGTCACTAGTTCATCCTCTGGCACAACTTCGGAGACCAGATCTGTTTACACCACGACGTTGACTTCCGGAGAAGTTACAAGCACAGTAATTGTCTCTTGTTCAGAAACAACTGACAGTAGAGGTCACATCTATACTGTTACAACAACCGTTCCATGTACTACCACTGCTACAATYACTTCTTGTGATGACAATGGATGCCACGTTGTTCCAGCCCCAACGACCACCACCGCCACAATCACTTCTTGTGACGACAATGGATGCCACGTTGTTCCAGCTCCaaccaccaccaccgccACAATCACTTCTTGTGATGAMAACGGATGCCACGTTGTTCCAGCACCAACTGCAACCACTGCTACAATCACTACTTGTGATGACAACGGATGCCATGTTGTTCCAGCCCCAACTGCAACCACCACTTCTCCAAAATCATACACTACTTTTATTGTTACTCACTGTGAAGACAACGACTGTAGTGTTAAGACTGTCACCTCCGAGGCCCCTAAGGAAACTTCACCTACTACTGCTACTTCTGAAACTCCAGAATCTCACACTACTTACACTGTTACTAACTGTGATGATAATGGTTGTGATGTCAAGACCGTCACCTCTGCAGCTCCTAAACCAACTACCGCTACTGCTGTCGTTACCTCTGGGGCTCCTAAGGGAAACACAGTCACCACTGTCATCACTTCTGGGCCTTCTAAGGGTAATACAGTCACCACTGTCATCGCTTCTGAGGGTCCTAATGGAAATGCAGCTACGGCTGTCGTCACCTCTGGTGCTCCTAAAGTGACTTCAGCCACCGCTACTGGTTCTGAAGCATCTAGCTCAATCATCAAGTATGGTTCTTCTGCTTCTAAATCCCTCACTGGTATTGTTGTCCAATCTGAGGGTATTGCCGCTGGTTTGAAAACCAATGCTTTGAATGCTTTGGTCggtatttttattttcgcCTTCTTATAA